Proteins encoded within one genomic window of Pseudalkalibacillus sp. SCS-8:
- the ltaE gene encoding low-specificity L-threonine aldolase, with amino-acid sequence MIDLRSDTITRPTEEMRRAMYEAEVGDDVFGEDPTVRKLEEKAAEILGKEAALFVTSGTQGNQIAVLTHCQPGNEVLLEEDAHIFYYEGGAISAFAGVQTRTIKGYRGQINPHDLKKAIRGDDIHFPETGLICIENTHNRAGGAIVPIENMCEIHQIATDFNIPVHLDGARLFNASAELEMPVSTFTQHTTTVQICLSKGLGAPAGSIIAGDQDFIKRARKWRKRLGGGLRQVGVLAAPGLIALTEMAERLKEDHVRARRLADGLKDLPDVEILNEVDTNIVVVDISNTSNSVEELLAALKMQGILAVPFGPTTIRLTTHHHITDEDIDQTIKTFHQLLQTV; translated from the coding sequence ATGATTGATTTAAGAAGTGATACGATAACACGACCGACTGAGGAAATGCGACGAGCAATGTATGAAGCAGAAGTAGGCGATGACGTTTTTGGAGAAGATCCTACTGTACGAAAATTAGAAGAGAAGGCTGCTGAAATACTAGGAAAAGAAGCTGCGTTGTTTGTTACGAGCGGCACACAGGGCAATCAAATCGCTGTATTGACTCATTGTCAACCAGGAAATGAAGTGCTACTCGAAGAGGATGCTCACATCTTCTACTATGAAGGGGGAGCGATTTCTGCGTTTGCCGGTGTCCAGACACGTACGATCAAAGGATATCGTGGTCAAATCAACCCGCATGATTTAAAGAAGGCCATCAGAGGAGACGATATTCATTTTCCAGAGACAGGTCTGATTTGTATCGAAAATACCCATAATCGTGCAGGCGGAGCAATCGTACCAATTGAAAACATGTGTGAAATCCATCAGATTGCAACAGATTTTAACATCCCTGTTCACCTGGATGGTGCAAGACTTTTCAATGCTTCAGCTGAACTGGAGATGCCCGTGTCTACCTTTACACAACACACGACAACGGTACAAATCTGCTTGTCGAAAGGATTAGGTGCACCCGCTGGCTCCATCATCGCTGGGGATCAAGACTTCATTAAACGTGCACGTAAATGGCGGAAACGTTTGGGGGGAGGACTGAGACAGGTCGGAGTACTAGCCGCTCCAGGTCTAATTGCCTTGACAGAGATGGCTGAACGATTGAAGGAGGATCACGTCCGTGCAAGGCGATTGGCGGACGGTCTGAAGGATTTACCTGATGTTGAAATTTTGAACGAGGTAGATACCAATATCGTCGTCGTCGATATCAGCAATACGAGCAACTCTGTTGAAGAGCTGTTGGCAGCTTTGAAAATGCAGGGAATTTTAGCCGTCCCATTTGGACCAACTACGATCAGACTGACGACTCACCATCACATCACAGACGAAGATATCGATCAGACGATCAAGACTTTTCATCAATTGCTTCAAACCGTGTAA
- a CDS encoding rhodanese-related sulfurtransferase — translation MTKPYRVLLYYKYVPIENAEQFRDEHLKFCKELGLKGRILIADEGINGTLSGPVEKTDAYIEALTSDERFKDTEFKIDEADGHAFKKMHVRYRPELVNSGVLKEINPNVTTGKHLSPEEFYEAMKMDDVVIIDARNDYEYDIGHFRGAIRPDIQTFRELPEWIKKNREKFEGKKILTYCTGGIRCEKFSGFLKEEGFEDVNQLHGGIINYSKNPKTQGQLYDGKCYVFDERISVPINQVEDKVVGKCYYCGKPEDRYVNCANPECNLQHVACPECEEEHMRSCSDECREHPRNRYKAAMQQQEA, via the coding sequence ATGACAAAACCATATCGCGTATTACTTTATTACAAGTACGTTCCCATTGAGAACGCAGAACAATTTAGAGATGAACACTTGAAATTTTGTAAGGAGCTCGGCTTGAAGGGCCGTATCTTGATTGCTGATGAAGGAATCAACGGTACGTTGTCCGGTCCGGTTGAAAAGACGGACGCTTATATCGAAGCTCTAACAAGCGATGAACGATTTAAAGATACTGAGTTTAAAATAGATGAAGCAGATGGACATGCTTTCAAAAAGATGCACGTCCGCTATCGTCCGGAACTCGTAAACTCTGGTGTCCTGAAAGAAATTAACCCGAATGTCACAACAGGGAAACACTTGTCACCTGAAGAGTTCTACGAGGCGATGAAGATGGATGATGTCGTAATCATCGATGCTCGTAATGACTACGAATATGACATCGGACACTTCAGAGGAGCGATTCGTCCGGACATTCAGACATTCCGTGAATTACCGGAATGGATCAAGAAAAATCGTGAAAAATTTGAAGGTAAAAAAATCCTCACATATTGCACAGGCGGAATTCGTTGTGAGAAATTCTCTGGATTCCTGAAAGAAGAAGGATTTGAAGACGTAAACCAGTTACACGGTGGAATTATTAACTACAGCAAGAACCCGAAAACGCAGGGTCAATTATACGACGGAAAATGCTACGTCTTCGATGAACGAATTTCAGTACCAATCAACCAAGTAGAGGATAAGGTTGTCGGGAAATGCTACTACTGCGGTAAGCCAGAGGATCGTTACGTAAATTGTGCGAACCCAGAATGTAACCTGCAGCACGTTGCATGTCCTGAGTGTGAAGAAGAGCATATGCGCTCTTGCTCAGATGAGTGTCGCGAACACCCACGGAACCGTTATAAAGCAGCAATGCAACAACAAGAAGCATAA
- a CDS encoding glutaredoxin family protein produces MVKEFLSHHNVEFTQYNVAENAEARDEMIEKYDSMSTPTIIIGDQVLTGFDPDRLTRILNLA; encoded by the coding sequence ATGGTGAAAGAGTTTCTTTCACATCATAATGTCGAGTTTACACAGTACAATGTGGCAGAAAATGCGGAGGCAAGGGACGAAATGATCGAGAAGTATGATTCGATGTCAACTCCGACGATCATTATCGGTGACCAGGTGTTGACTGGCTTTGATCCCGATAGACTGACGAGAATATTAAATCTAGCGTAA